The genomic DNA CCTCTCTTCCCTCAGGGACGAGAGGATGTAACCGCCCTCCGGTGCTCAGAACCGCTACGCTATAAGGTTGGCGGACCATCAAAGGTCTACGCCATATTGTGCGGGATGGGACCGCCTGGGAGCTGATGATTTTAGCTAGCTGTAAGCTCTATCTGAAATCATTACTTTATCTGCTACCATCGGTATATTAATGATTGCCAAAATATTGTATACAGAATTAATTTCGTGTCTTATCTCTGTACCATCTAGAGGTATCATAAAGTCTAAACTTACAATTAGAGCAAGCGGAAACCAGATCATCTTCTGAGATCTTTCCAAAAACAAAAGAATAAAAACTTGGATTAGATGCACGATCAAATTCTCTTGCAATTTGCTTTTTCCAATCATAATTTATACCTTCTCTGTATTTTGAGAACATATCAGATATGAAACTTGCTACATTCTCCAGAATAGCAATGTCATCTTCATCCTCAAGATTCAGCTTTGATAGCAAATCAACAAAGAAATCGGACAATCCACTGTTTTTGGGAACAATTAAACCATATGAACTTCTTATTGCATCATAATTATCATCAAAGAGTTGTTCTGTAGATGTCTGAACAAACATCATATTTCTACCCGTTCCATATCTACGTTGATGTTTATCCGTATAAACAACAATCCATTTGTCTTCTTTTCCTTTAAGAGACCAATACAAATCCAATCGACGTTGTTCTTCATTAATACTAATCTTGGCAATTTCAAATTTTGATAAGATTAAATCGTCCATCAAATTATAATATCTCTGCTTGCAAAGAAGCATGTCTATATCTTTCAGGTGAGCCTGTTCTTCTCCATACAATGTCTTTAATAAAGAAATTGCAGACTTGTCGGTTGACTTTATTTCTTTCAACAGTCTGTTCGCTGCAGCAAAAGCCTCGCTCTCCATTGTCCAAAAATGCCCATTAGATTCCAAATCTTTCAAAGAACAAAATTTTCGTTTATCTTCTTTTTCAATAAGAAGAATCTCAGATTCGGATAATTTTTCTTTCAATATTTCTCTATCAGAAAAGTCTGTCCTGTTATATTGGTCTTGACGAAGCAAAAAGGCATTTAAGAGCCAAGTCATTTCTTCGGCAACCCATGTCACAGAAAAATCTTTTTGAAGGTCTTTCTGCTGCGTTTCTATATTATTGAGATATAATCCATAGATTGCTTCCAACATTTTCGACACACTGGACGAATTTACGTTAGAGCGGGCCACATTTGTTTTTGGAGCCTCCTTGCCTGTCATATTAGCATAGGCTACAAAAGGATGGCCATTATACCCAGGAGTATTCTCATCGATTCTGATACCTTCAATACTCATTCCCCATGGAGTTACAACAGTATCTTTCTGATCTAGCCACATATTGCTGGCTTCTACCATTGAATACTCCTTCATAAAGGAATTATACGACAGCAATATGGCTAATTCTATGCCATTATTATTATAATCTTTTATTTTATACTTTGTATCCGACAAGGATATTCCCTTAGCCTTTAATACAGATTCCAACAAGTGCTTTGGTGACAAATATCCAATCTGCCTGTCCGCACCAGCCTCATGATAGTAGAACTCACAGTTTGGTATAAGAATCCATGTGGCAAGAATTTGTTCTGGAGCAAACTTTTTGACAGACGGACGCACTTTTAATTTAATAGAAGTTCCTGTCTTACTCGTAATCTTCAAGTTCGAATCTTTTTCCGCACCATGCTTCAGTAAATACTTTCCATGGACATTTCTTATTTTCAAAAGAAGAGGCTTCTCCTTTTCGTCCATTTGTGTCAAAATATCAACATCATCAGCTATCAAGAAACATGTGAGAAGTCCGATGCCAAATCTGCTGATGGAATTATAGTTTGGGTGTTTTTTCTGAAATTCAGCATCTTGATACCTTGAAGATCCAACTTTCAGCAAGTGATTCTCTATAATATCCATATTCATGCCAGTTCCATTGTCACAAACCATAAGTTCTCGATTCGATGCATCCCAATAAACATCTACCCTTGGGGTATATTCTTCATCTTTATGCTCTTCCTGTAATTCATAAAGTTTTACTTTGACTGCATCAATAGCATTCTGTGCCAACTCTCTAAGAGATACTGATAGATTATTATATAATGTTTCGCCTACCAACAAACTCAGTATTTTCTGTTGGTCAATAGTAAACGAAAGTTGTCTACGCTCAAAATTCTTTGCCTGAATAGTCGAGTCATCAATATCTTTCCAAGGATAATCATATTTAGAGGCATATTTTTTCTTGGCTATCTCATTTAGACGATGGTTGTTCTTTAACTCCTCACGCGCATACTTTAAATACTCTATTAAAGAAAAGAAACCGTCTTCTTTTTCAAAGAATGCGGACACTTCAAAGGTATCTTTTGGTAATGCATCATTTTTGTTTCCATCTTGGTCTTCAGCAATTTTCGGAGAGACACTTGACACAGCATTTTGCTTGGCCCATTCTTCCTGACTAATAGGATTAGTTGGAGATATGATAGCATACTCAATTGAAGGAGTTCTGTCGCTTGTTATATGGAGCAAGTCTGCTGTTCTTACTATCAATGCAGCATAAAACACATTTCCTTTTTCCTGTGGCGAAGTTCCATAGGCTTTTTCAACCTTATACTTTTCAAAATCGTCCAAGTCATCAAGATTATGACTTTCACAGATTGTAGCCAAATCATCTTTGAACATCGGACGGAGGCCTGAAATCATAGATGCGATTATCTCCAATATCTTTGGGTCTGTATAGCACCATGCATTATCTTCATTTCTTATCCAACTGGCTATTCTGTCTCCATGATGGTGTCTTACGAACTCTTGATAAATAAAGCGTTCTTGATCCTCGGCAGATAAAGAGGAAAGAGAAACTGTATTTTCATCCTTGTCAAGATATGCTTGTCTAAAAACCTTATATTCACCAGATGAATTTCTGTTTTCATACTCATTGCGAGTAACGAGCATACCTAAATCATGGAAATAAGTAGCAGTAACAATGAGCATCCAGTCTGCTCCAGTCATCTTATCCTGGGTTTCCTGTGGAATGATATAATCCAATGACTCCAACATCTTGTTGATGTGGGATATATCATGCTTTGTATATTGGTCAAAAATTCTGCCATCACCGATATGGGCGAGCATTTGTGTGACTTTGTCCTTCAAGGCATCTAACTTGATGGATTTAAATGCTTCCAACTCGCATGCTTTTTGCGCATGAAGTTCTGCTTTAGATAATTTATCTGACATATTTTATTCTTTTTACTAATTTATAAGTATATCACTGTTACA from Segatella copri includes the following:
- a CDS encoding ATP-binding protein; the protein is MSDKLSKAELHAQKACELEAFKSIKLDALKDKVTQMLAHIGDGRIFDQYTKHDISHINKMLESLDYIIPQETQDKMTGADWMLIVTATYFHDLGMLVTRNEYENRNSSGEYKVFRQAYLDKDENTVSLSSLSAEDQERFIYQEFVRHHHGDRIASWIRNEDNAWCYTDPKILEIIASMISGLRPMFKDDLATICESHNLDDLDDFEKYKVEKAYGTSPQEKGNVFYAALIVRTADLLHITSDRTPSIEYAIISPTNPISQEEWAKQNAVSSVSPKIAEDQDGNKNDALPKDTFEVSAFFEKEDGFFSLIEYLKYAREELKNNHRLNEIAKKKYASKYDYPWKDIDDSTIQAKNFERRQLSFTIDQQKILSLLVGETLYNNLSVSLRELAQNAIDAVKVKLYELQEEHKDEEYTPRVDVYWDASNRELMVCDNGTGMNMDIIENHLLKVGSSRYQDAEFQKKHPNYNSISRFGIGLLTCFLIADDVDILTQMDEKEKPLLLKIRNVHGKYLLKHGAEKDSNLKITSKTGTSIKLKVRPSVKKFAPEQILATWILIPNCEFYYHEAGADRQIGYLSPKHLLESVLKAKGISLSDTKYKIKDYNNNGIELAILLSYNSFMKEYSMVEASNMWLDQKDTVVTPWGMSIEGIRIDENTPGYNGHPFVAYANMTGKEAPKTNVARSNVNSSSVSKMLEAIYGLYLNNIETQQKDLQKDFSVTWVAEEMTWLLNAFLLRQDQYNRTDFSDREILKEKLSESEILLIEKEDKRKFCSLKDLESNGHFWTMESEAFAAANRLLKEIKSTDKSAISLLKTLYGEEQAHLKDIDMLLCKQRYYNLMDDLILSKFEIAKISINEEQRRLDLYWSLKGKEDKWIVVYTDKHQRRYGTGRNMMFVQTSTEQLFDDNYDAIRSSYGLIVPKNSGLSDFFVDLLSKLNLEDEDDIAILENVASFISDMFSKYREGINYDWKKQIAREFDRASNPSFYSFVFGKISEDDLVSACSNCKFRLYDTSRWYRDKTRN